A portion of the Agrobacterium tumefaciens genome contains these proteins:
- a CDS encoding FecCD family ABC transporter permease has protein sequence MKRQLATDGKAVLRLPSGLQIGIGNLKAGLALILLALVLAAISVSLGNTQTGLIDLLHGVTGGHLSDDQAYALWTVRLPRILLGFMAGWSVALAGAMLQSVARNPLADPGLFGLSQGSMTTIMLLLVLVPTAPKTMVALAAVGGGLAVAFLLIALVGRERSSGLAILLMGIAIESALSSVSSVLLLYTPTETSLSLADWMAGSLFQASWPIILIFAPLFAVSLVGIFLIGRALAVLDLGNEMAMALGETVKRSRPLVIVFAVILSSASVTAVGPLTFLGVIAPHLATFVSPAVGRARLFLSGLTGGILVVTADTLSRGLVADTPMPIGLALTLIGVPLFILTLRLQALRRTNRH, from the coding sequence ATGAAAAGGCAATTGGCCACCGATGGCAAAGCGGTCCTGCGGCTGCCGAGCGGTCTGCAGATCGGCATCGGCAACCTAAAGGCCGGCCTTGCACTGATCCTACTGGCGTTGGTGCTGGCCGCCATTTCCGTTAGTCTTGGAAATACACAGACCGGTCTCATTGACCTTCTCCACGGCGTTACCGGCGGGCATTTGAGCGACGACCAGGCCTATGCGCTGTGGACGGTGCGGCTGCCGCGCATCCTGCTTGGTTTTATGGCCGGATGGAGCGTTGCGCTGGCCGGGGCCATGCTGCAATCGGTCGCCCGCAATCCGCTTGCCGATCCCGGCCTGTTCGGTCTGAGCCAGGGATCAATGACCACCATCATGCTGCTCCTTGTGCTGGTGCCGACGGCGCCCAAGACCATGGTGGCGCTTGCGGCCGTCGGCGGCGGCCTTGCAGTAGCTTTCCTGCTCATAGCGCTCGTGGGGCGGGAACGTTCCAGCGGGCTCGCCATCCTGCTGATGGGCATCGCAATCGAATCCGCCCTTTCATCAGTCTCATCAGTGCTTTTGCTTTACACGCCAACGGAAACATCGCTGTCGCTTGCAGACTGGATGGCGGGTTCGCTATTTCAGGCGAGCTGGCCGATCATCCTCATATTCGCGCCTCTTTTCGCGGTCAGCCTTGTGGGCATTTTCCTCATCGGCCGGGCGCTTGCGGTTTTAGATCTCGGTAACGAGATGGCCATGGCGCTCGGCGAAACGGTCAAACGTTCGCGCCCGCTCGTCATCGTTTTTGCGGTCATCCTCAGCTCCGCTTCCGTCACCGCTGTCGGCCCCTTGACCTTTCTCGGCGTCATCGCCCCGCATCTCGCCACCTTCGTGTCGCCCGCCGTCGGTCGCGCCAGACTTTTCCTGTCGGGGCTGACGGGCGGCATTCTGGTGGTGACCGCCGATACGCTTTCGCGTGGGCTGGTGGCCGATACGCCGATGCCGATAGGCCTTGCGCTGACGCTGATCGGCGTGCCGCTTTTCATCCTCACGCTGCGCCTGCAGGCGCTGCGCAGAACCAACCGCCACTGA
- a CDS encoding FecCD family ABC transporter permease: MTSKIMLIFAAAILLAVVLVINFVLMTGDLPLAEIATTLLHGEAETYEQSVLLYQQIPRSLIAIYVGATTAVSGCVLQGLARNPLASPSTLGLNAGATLFVVAGALVFDFSPEIQGLIALIGAGFGFGACFLVARLAGRSNDPRGLSLILSGALVSMLLIGITNALLLSNPTRRAEFLSWVGGNINHVYAERLTDFWWIGAIAMVMLWSVARPLTLVLLGAEKAASAGVNVTRVSRIALFATMLASGSAVAICGPIGFVGLIVPHMVRPLVGVNFTLALPASSLVGASLCVLADLGAQTLFRPYVVNTGLFMDLLGGLVFIVIVKRFYLSPSANKLS; this comes from the coding sequence ATGACATCTAAAATAATGCTGATCTTTGCCGCCGCGATCTTGCTGGCCGTTGTTCTCGTCATCAACTTCGTGCTGATGACTGGCGACCTGCCACTTGCCGAAATCGCGACGACGCTCCTGCATGGCGAAGCCGAAACCTATGAACAGTCGGTTCTCCTCTATCAGCAAATCCCGCGCTCACTGATTGCGATCTATGTCGGCGCCACCACGGCCGTCAGTGGCTGCGTGCTGCAGGGGCTTGCCCGCAATCCTCTCGCCTCGCCCTCCACCCTGGGCCTGAATGCCGGTGCGACGCTTTTTGTGGTCGCCGGTGCGCTGGTGTTCGATTTCTCGCCCGAAATACAGGGGCTCATCGCGCTTATCGGCGCTGGCTTCGGCTTTGGCGCCTGCTTCCTCGTTGCCCGGCTGGCCGGGCGGTCAAACGATCCGCGCGGCCTGTCGCTCATCCTGTCCGGTGCGCTTGTCTCCATGCTGCTGATCGGCATCACCAATGCCCTCCTTTTGTCAAACCCCACACGTCGCGCCGAATTCCTGAGCTGGGTCGGCGGCAATATCAACCACGTCTATGCCGAGCGCCTCACCGACTTCTGGTGGATTGGCGCCATTGCGATGGTGATGCTCTGGTCGGTCGCCCGCCCGCTGACGCTCGTACTGCTGGGTGCGGAAAAAGCCGCCTCCGCCGGCGTCAACGTCACGCGCGTTTCCCGGATCGCACTTTTCGCCACAATGCTGGCCTCTGGCTCGGCCGTGGCCATCTGCGGTCCCATAGGCTTCGTCGGCCTCATCGTTCCGCACATGGTGCGGCCGCTGGTCGGGGTGAATTTCACGCTGGCTTTGCCCGCTTCATCCCTTGTCGGGGCGAGTCTCTGCGTGCTGGCCGATCTGGGCGCGCAAACCCTGTTCAGGCCGTATGTGGTCAATACCGGACTGTTCATGGACCTGCTTGGCGGCCTCGTCTTCATCGTCATCGTCAAGCGCTTCTATCTTTCGCCTTCGGCCAATAAACTGTCATGA
- a CDS encoding ABC transporter ATP-binding protein, translated as MNNRSCNPVLDATDLHASYGHIPVLQGLSARFQTSRVTALVGPNGCGKSTLLKTIMGFVPLSSGRIRLGDRLIGAIGRRELARRISYLPQECHCPDYMTLGELIELAGYARYGLGGGPSERDRALFAEALKTVGLEDKARAQVNTLSGGQRQRAFIAMVLAQDTEVILMDEPVNHLDMKYQYAVLSLVRELTDRHGKTVIVVLHDLNLASTFADDVIMLKAGRVLASGPVANTVTSANVADVFDLEADIFSRQGRLICVPRLERQEQAIPA; from the coding sequence ATGAATAACAGGAGTTGTAATCCGGTGCTTGATGCCACGGACCTTCATGCGAGTTACGGACACATCCCCGTATTGCAGGGCCTGTCTGCCCGCTTTCAAACCAGCCGCGTCACAGCGCTGGTCGGACCCAACGGCTGTGGCAAGTCGACGCTGTTGAAGACCATCATGGGTTTCGTGCCTTTATCATCAGGCAGGATAAGACTCGGTGACCGCCTGATCGGCGCGATCGGACGCCGCGAACTCGCCCGCCGCATCTCCTATCTGCCGCAGGAATGCCATTGCCCTGACTATATGACGCTTGGCGAATTGATCGAGCTTGCGGGTTATGCACGTTACGGGCTTGGCGGCGGTCCATCCGAACGCGACCGGGCGCTTTTTGCCGAAGCGCTGAAGACCGTCGGGCTGGAAGACAAGGCCAGGGCGCAGGTCAACACGCTGTCCGGCGGCCAGCGCCAGCGCGCCTTCATCGCCATGGTGCTCGCTCAGGACACGGAGGTGATCCTGATGGACGAGCCGGTCAACCATCTCGACATGAAATATCAATATGCCGTCCTCAGCCTCGTGCGCGAACTGACGGACAGGCACGGCAAAACTGTTATCGTCGTGCTGCATGATCTCAACCTCGCCTCCACCTTCGCCGATGACGTCATCATGCTGAAAGCCGGACGGGTTCTCGCCTCCGGGCCTGTCGCGAATACGGTCACATCAGCCAATGTTGCCGACGTCTTTGATCTCGAGGCCGACATATTTTCCCGGCAGGGGCGGCTCATCTGCGTGCCGCGGCTGGAGCGGCAGGAACAGGCCATTCCGGCATGA